In a genomic window of Spiroplasma melliferum:
- a CDS encoding putative ABC transporter, which translates to MKNDEYKVNKKNNVEIKPKFSQILRTELRAFFVEKPFNKVIAIVGCFMTFIYGFFYIWAFFNPYQNLQRIPMAIVNQDANVCMIYKDDKNLPPSTDGTDSLLNAEAISFDYTVHNQTDCTTQAKMVGKIGYYTSITDEAVTKLNFYNPNTNRFTYDLKVGKVEGDYVRYTGQNVSELDSKYWVQVRIPQGFTQHLAALIVNMNKASYVCFDGFDSNNICKDGDPTHTLPATELNGQIIKELRWFINNRITFWGTFRQNFASGMISNFYANLTTALSAQILPQLMATTLFTMFSYYPPTSTTPNDRTIQEADINRFLFEFLDPSLIPGMMGINLVDIIPVQKRAIALKNILDVAISGNYIDAKIADEIYRFLTGILPISLMPIVNDLFHIGIASPPPAFQIDKNTKQVSFARKEMNYPEFSSAAKSFTETGSHLLDIFKMPYTLVGKQYSQYGIGLGEAFILIATFIGIFASTIIYNRRSRTPNTRFYQHYLCKMLILQVNMFIQVSILLLMLLPIGFWQLGSAFWLLYLFAIYVGFIFTFIVGGIWLAIPDEVSSRVLNMVVLMFNFACGWILFPAFMSNPFYNALSNIMPFTYAMHNMGNIIYGIASGAGQLWYYQADIIKNCLVLLAMAIVMVVMTLITLHIRFLRAHYGTRRMSVIYKAMAQVSSTSEYAHKRSVLLILTKDQKKDIKEKVQEILFTNISEKYSYTKLSKRQIKKMERNSID; encoded by the coding sequence ATGAAAAATGATGAATACAAGGTAAATAAGAAAAATAATGTTGAAATTAAACCAAAATTTAGTCAAATTTTAAGAACTGAATTACGTGCATTTTTTGTTGAAAAACCATTTAATAAAGTAATTGCCATTGTTGGCTGCTTTATGACCTTTATTTATGGGTTTTTCTATATTTGAGCTTTCTTTAATCCATATCAAAATTTGCAAAGAATCCCAATGGCAATTGTTAATCAAGATGCTAATGTTTGTATGATTTATAAAGATGATAAAAATTTACCACCATCAACAGATGGAACTGATTCATTATTAAATGCAGAAGCAATTTCATTTGATTATACTGTTCATAATCAAACCGACTGTACTACTCAAGCAAAAATGGTTGGGAAGATTGGCTACTATACTAGTATTACTGATGAAGCAGTTACTAAATTAAATTTTTATAATCCAAATACTAATCGTTTTACTTATGATTTAAAAGTTGGAAAAGTTGAAGGTGATTATGTTCGTTATACTGGGCAAAATGTTAGCGAATTAGATAGTAAGTACTGAGTGCAAGTTCGGATTCCACAAGGATTCACACAACATTTAGCAGCATTAATTGTCAATATGAATAAAGCTAGTTATGTTTGTTTTGATGGTTTTGATAGCAATAATATTTGTAAAGATGGTGATCCAACTCATACTTTGCCAGCAACAGAATTGAATGGTCAAATTATTAAAGAATTACGTTGATTTATAAATAATCGAATTACATTTTGAGGAACATTCCGGCAAAATTTTGCTAGTGGAATGATTAGTAACTTTTACGCAAATTTAACAACGGCCTTAAGTGCTCAAATTTTACCACAATTAATGGCAACAACATTATTTACAATGTTTAGTTATTATCCTCCAACATCAACTACACCAAATGATCGAACAATTCAAGAAGCAGATATTAATCGTTTTCTTTTTGAATTTCTTGATCCATCATTAATTCCAGGAATGATGGGAATTAATTTAGTTGATATTATTCCAGTACAAAAAAGAGCAATTGCTTTAAAAAATATTTTAGATGTTGCTATTTCAGGAAATTATATTGATGCTAAAATTGCTGATGAAATTTATCGTTTTTTAACTGGAATTTTACCAATCTCTTTAATGCCAATTGTTAATGATTTATTTCATATTGGTATTGCAAGCCCACCCCCAGCATTTCAAATTGATAAAAATACAAAACAAGTTTCTTTTGCACGAAAAGAAATGAATTATCCTGAATTTTCTTCAGCAGCAAAAAGCTTTACTGAAACAGGTTCACATCTACTTGATATTTTTAAAATGCCATATACTTTAGTTGGAAAACAATATAGCCAGTATGGAATTGGGTTGGGAGAAGCATTTATTTTGATTGCTACTTTTATTGGAATTTTTGCATCAACAATTATTTATAATCGACGATCGCGAACACCTAACACCAGATTTTATCAACATTATTTATGCAAAATGTTAATTTTGCAAGTTAATATGTTTATTCAAGTTTCAATTTTATTACTAATGTTATTACCAATTGGGTTCTGACAATTAGGATCAGCATTCTGACTATTATATTTATTTGCTATATATGTTGGCTTTATCTTCACCTTTATTGTTGGGGGGATTTGGTTAGCAATTCCAGATGAAGTATCATCGCGGGTATTAAATATGGTTGTTCTAATGTTTAACTTTGCTTGTGGATGAATTTTATTTCCAGCCTTTATGTCAAACCCATTCTATAACGCATTATCAAACATTATGCCGTTTACTTATGCGATGCATAATATGGGAAATATTATTTATGGAATTGCTTCTGGAGCAGGACAATTATGATATTATCAAGCAGATATTATTAAAAACTGTTTAGTTTTACTAGCAATGGCAATTGTCATGGTTGTAATGACATTAATAACTTTGCATATTCGTTTCTTGCGAGCTCATTATGGCACTCGGCGAATGAGTGTAATTTATAAAGCAATGGCTCAAGTTAGTTCTACATCAGAATATGCACATAAAAGAAGTGTTTTATTAATTTTAACAAAAGATCAAAAAAAGGATATTAAAGAAAAAGTTCAAGAAATCTTATTTACTAACATTAGTGAAAAATATTCTTATACAAAACTAAGTAAAAGACAAATTAAAAAAATGGAACGGAATTCAATTGATTAA
- a CDS encoding excinuclease ABC subunit B, with translation MFKLTSNYLPAGDQPRAIEKLTTNLFANKKHQVLLGATGTGKTFTMANVIENYQKPTLVMAHNKTLAMQLYVELKEMFPENRVEYFVSNFDFYQPEAYLPGKDLYINKDARQNMELDMMRLSAFNALTTRKDVIVVASVAAIYGAQDPNEYKKSFLQINRNQKISKKDLANFLVSSGYVRNDIELIPGSFSAKGDVIKIVPGWNVKTFIRIDLFGDEIDDLVYIDGITGDVTQRLSTLTIFPAQDYITSPERLVEAIKRIEAELKVRLVELEVAGKIVELQRLKQRTEYDLDLLRESGICSGIENYSRHLDLREEGEAPYTLIDFFGEDFLTIIDESHMSLPQIRAMYNTDRSRKETLVNYGFRLKSALDNRPLNFDEFNQKLKNVIYVSATPGDYELGLVNNQVVEQIIRPTGLLDPTVEVKSTVGQIDDIIEQVKIRRKKNERVFITTLTIRMSEDLTSYLQEQNVKVAYLHSELKTLERSQILLDLRKGVYDCIVGVNLIREGIDIPEVSLICILDADKQGFLRNERSLIQTIGRAARNAAGHVILYADTVSESMEKAMQETARRRQIQAAYNLKYHITPTTIIKNIRDYTNIKRQDDKLHKIKNKKSKEYKTAKEGLLQDLRKEMYEASKKLDFERAAELRDIIIEIEAE, from the coding sequence ATGTTTAAATTAACATCTAATTATTTACCAGCTGGTGATCAACCACGGGCAATTGAAAAATTAACTACCAATTTATTCGCAAACAAAAAGCATCAAGTTTTGTTAGGAGCAACCGGAACTGGAAAAACATTTACAATGGCAAATGTTATTGAAAATTATCAGAAGCCAACATTGGTGATGGCTCATAATAAAACATTAGCAATGCAACTATATGTTGAGTTAAAAGAAATGTTTCCAGAAAATCGTGTTGAGTATTTTGTTTCAAACTTTGATTTTTATCAACCAGAAGCTTATTTACCAGGAAAAGATTTATATATTAATAAAGATGCTCGCCAAAATATGGAATTAGACATGATGCGGTTAAGTGCTTTTAATGCTTTAACAACTCGAAAAGATGTTATTGTCGTAGCTTCTGTTGCCGCCATTTATGGGGCACAAGATCCAAATGAATATAAAAAATCTTTTTTACAAATTAATCGTAATCAAAAAATTAGTAAAAAAGATTTAGCCAATTTTTTAGTATCATCAGGATATGTTCGTAATGATATTGAATTAATTCCAGGTAGTTTTAGTGCTAAAGGTGATGTGATTAAAATTGTTCCAGGCTGAAATGTTAAAACATTTATTCGAATTGATTTGTTTGGTGATGAAATTGATGATTTAGTTTATATTGATGGAATCACTGGTGATGTTACACAGCGGTTATCAACATTAACAATTTTTCCAGCGCAAGATTATATTACTTCTCCAGAACGATTAGTTGAAGCAATTAAACGCATTGAAGCAGAGTTAAAGGTTCGCTTAGTTGAATTAGAAGTGGCTGGAAAAATTGTTGAGTTACAACGTTTAAAACAACGTACGGAATATGATTTAGATTTACTCCGTGAAAGTGGGATATGTTCTGGAATTGAAAATTATTCACGACATTTAGATTTACGAGAAGAAGGTGAGGCTCCTTATACTTTGATTGATTTTTTTGGCGAAGATTTTTTAACTATTATTGATGAATCACATATGTCATTACCGCAAATTCGAGCAATGTATAACACAGATCGAAGTCGAAAAGAAACATTAGTAAATTATGGTTTTCGTTTAAAAAGTGCATTAGATAATCGCCCCCTAAATTTTGATGAATTTAATCAAAAATTAAAAAATGTTATTTATGTTTCAGCAACGCCGGGGGATTATGAATTAGGTTTAGTGAATAACCAAGTGGTTGAACAAATTATTCGTCCAACAGGGTTATTAGATCCGACAGTAGAAGTAAAATCAACAGTAGGACAAATTGATGATATTATTGAGCAAGTAAAAATACGCCGCAAAAAAAATGAACGTGTTTTTATTACTACTTTAACAATTCGTATGTCAGAAGATTTAACAAGTTATTTACAAGAACAAAATGTTAAAGTTGCATATTTGCATAGTGAATTAAAAACTTTAGAACGTAGTCAAATCTTATTGGATTTACGAAAAGGAGTATATGATTGCATTGTTGGTGTTAATTTAATTCGTGAAGGGATTGATATTCCAGAAGTATCATTAATTTGTATTCTTGATGCTGATAAGCAAGGATTTTTACGAAATGAACGAAGTTTAATTCAAACAATTGGACGTGCTGCAAGGAATGCTGCTGGACATGTTATTTTATATGCTGATACTGTTTCTGAATCAATGGAAAAAGCAATGCAAGAAACTGCTCGTCGACGTCAAATTCAAGCGGCATATAATTTGAAATATCATATTACTCCAACGACAATTATTAAGAATATTCGTGATTATACTAATATTAAACGGCAAGATGATAAATTACATAAAATTAAAAATAAAAAATCAAAAGAATATAAAACAGCTAAAGAAGGATTACTACAAGATTTACGAAAAGAAATGTATGAAGCAAGTAAAAAACTTGATTTTGAACGAGCTGCAGAATTACGCGATATTATTATTGAAATTGAAGCAGAATAA
- a CDS encoding HPr kinase/phosphorylase, which yields MTKFIVKDIVDKFGYEVLAGADGLNRPIKIYGLNRPGLELAGFDFEKNNSNRRVVLLSNKEQLFVNTLSETVKRERYEYILNENIPMIILTEKFTDKLLLEIAEKHSCPVVRASNITTSRLYQMVLEFFDEHFAPVTEEHASLINVFGKGILLKGKSGIGKSEMTLELIKKNHLFVGDDRIIVQQRNNRLYGQSHEMLKNLIEVRGLGILDLSKIYGLQVLLDESKIDLVIELIHLDDEQYKSIDRLGSKYKNIKILDTKVPIVTIPVTYGRNVSELVETAVSKLKLDEAGISSMQILQDRFKEYSK from the coding sequence ATGACAAAATTTATTGTAAAAGATATTGTTGATAAATTTGGCTATGAGGTTTTAGCTGGAGCCGATGGTCTTAATCGACCTATTAAAATTTATGGTCTTAATCGACCAGGGTTAGAATTAGCTGGTTTTGATTTTGAAAAAAATAATAGTAATCGTCGGGTAGTTTTGTTATCAAATAAAGAGCAGTTATTTGTGAATACCTTAAGTGAAACAGTAAAAAGAGAACGCTATGAGTATATTTTAAATGAAAACATTCCGATGATTATTTTAACGGAAAAATTTACTGATAAATTATTATTAGAAATTGCGGAAAAACATAGTTGTCCAGTTGTTCGTGCAAGCAATATTACAACAAGTCGTTTATATCAAATGGTATTAGAATTTTTTGATGAGCATTTTGCACCAGTAACAGAAGAACATGCATCATTAATTAATGTTTTTGGAAAAGGAATTTTATTAAAAGGAAAATCGGGAATTGGGAAGTCAGAAATGACACTAGAATTAATTAAAAAAAATCATTTGTTTGTTGGTGATGATCGTATTATTGTTCAGCAACGAAATAATAGGTTATATGGCCAATCCCATGAAATGTTAAAAAATTTAATTGAGGTTCGCGGTTTAGGAATTTTAGATTTAAGTAAAATTTATGGTTTACAAGTGCTATTAGATGAATCAAAAATTGATTTAGTAATTGAATTAATTCATTTAGATGATGAACAATATAAATCAATTGACCGATTAGGAAGTAAATATAAGAATATTAAAATTTTAGATACAAAAGTACCAATTGTAACAATTCCAGTTACATATGGGCGTAATGTTAGTGAATTAGTTGAGACAGCAGTTTCAAAATTAAAATTAGATGAAGCGGGAATTTCTTCAATGCAAATTTTACAAGATCGTTTTAAAGAATATTCAAAATAG
- a CDS encoding prolipoprotein diacylglyceryl transferase, with product MNLATWIAHDTYGNWFRPYWFLIFCGFAITIILSWVNFRKRDIPTQGFYWGIFVITPIALLGASFFGKYDVKNPIFFFTLFAFWEPGMSIHGGLIFGLITGWIWFGFESRKHNISLWVYADLIVPNILLAQAIGRWGNFFNHELLGAPIAREQLMWLPSFIRDNLFKWYVPTPVPNNFHPTEAIGINGNPVNPTDFNNVQYFQPIFLYESLANILLWFLIVIALPLIFRYSYYWRFKKEEPDFMQLSWKGVWAKWYYDIKPDPMLVNNLSQQVNLKKVYFKNKHKMTKKQVIKAHWKYYGARLKQIFTADVRELEKIENPHRLKILRCGIKTGMYIAGYNLIRIILETQRDDHDLFLKNMRTLDYVILSLMIVIGIILILFAQWIAVIKWRKGGWLYEKQY from the coding sequence GTGAATTTAGCAACATGAATTGCCCATGATACTTATGGAAATTGATTTCGTCCTTATTGATTTTTAATTTTTTGTGGTTTTGCAATTACCATTATTTTATCGTGGGTTAATTTTCGTAAGCGTGATATTCCGACGCAAGGATTTTACTGAGGAATTTTTGTAATTACTCCAATTGCGTTATTGGGAGCCAGTTTTTTTGGCAAATATGATGTTAAAAATCCAATTTTCTTTTTTACATTATTTGCCTTCTGAGAACCGGGAATGAGCATTCATGGGGGGCTAATTTTTGGTTTAATTACAGGTTGAATTTGATTTGGTTTTGAATCACGAAAGCATAATATTTCATTATGAGTATATGCAGATTTAATTGTTCCAAATATTTTATTAGCACAGGCAATTGGACGATGAGGTAATTTTTTTAATCATGAGTTGTTAGGAGCACCAATTGCTCGAGAACAATTAATGTGATTACCAAGTTTTATTCGTGATAATTTATTTAAATGATATGTTCCAACTCCGGTACCAAATAATTTTCATCCAACAGAGGCAATTGGTATTAATGGAAATCCCGTTAATCCAACTGATTTTAATAATGTGCAATATTTTCAACCAATTTTTCTATATGAATCATTGGCTAATATTTTATTATGATTTTTAATTGTGATTGCATTACCATTAATATTTCGTTATAGTTATTATTGACGGTTTAAAAAAGAAGAACCCGATTTTATGCAGTTATCGTGAAAAGGTGTTTGAGCAAAATGATACTATGATATCAAACCTGATCCAATGCTTGTCAATAATTTATCACAACAAGTAAATTTGAAAAAAGTTTATTTTAAAAATAAACATAAGATGACAAAAAAACAAGTGATAAAAGCACATTGGAAATATTATGGTGCACGATTAAAACAAATTTTTACAGCTGATGTCCGAGAATTAGAAAAAATAGAAAACCCTCATCGTTTAAAAATTTTACGTTGTGGAATTAAAACTGGGATGTATATTGCTGGTTATAATTTAATTCGGATTATTTTAGAAACACAACGAGATGATCATGATTTATTTTTAAAAAATATGCGAACATTGGATTATGTTATTCTTAGTTTAATGATTGTAATTGGTATTATTTTAATATTATTTGCCCAATGGATAGCTGTTATAAAATGAAGAAAAGGCGGATGATTATATGAAAAACAATACTAA
- a CDS encoding putative thioredoxin reductase has translation MKNNTNEIYDILIIGAGPGGMTAAIYAARAMANIAMIEKGAPGGKVTKTSEIENYPGFDSIQGYELAMKMFDQTQKLKIPYIADRVTTITKQDNLFKLELFSKKFLLAKAVIVATGTVERKLGVPGELELEGHGVSYCAVCDGALYKGKDVVVVGGGYAALEEALYLARFVNKVYLIHRRAEFRADHNIVNKVKAHPKINFIIDTIVTEIKDVTEKRVTTVVIKNVKTSKIDNLAVSAIFTYIGAIPISDFAKNLGVLDEEGYFVVNNKCLTVLPGLYAAGDVTNTTLRQIATAISDGAKAAQFALEYLDSCH, from the coding sequence ATGAAAAACAATACTAATGAAATATATGATATTTTAATTATTGGGGCTGGTCCTGGTGGCATGACGGCAGCAATTTATGCTGCACGAGCAATGGCAAATATTGCAATGATTGAAAAAGGAGCACCCGGGGGAAAAGTAACAAAGACAAGTGAAATTGAAAATTATCCTGGTTTTGATAGCATTCAAGGTTATGAATTAGCAATGAAAATGTTTGACCAAACGCAAAAATTAAAAATTCCATATATTGCCGATCGTGTAACAACCATTACAAAACAAGATAATTTATTTAAATTAGAGTTATTTTCAAAAAAATTTTTATTAGCAAAAGCTGTTATTGTTGCAACTGGTACAGTTGAACGAAAATTAGGAGTGCCTGGCGAATTAGAATTAGAAGGACATGGAGTTTCATACTGTGCGGTTTGTGATGGGGCATTATATAAAGGAAAAGATGTAGTTGTTGTTGGGGGAGGCTACGCTGCTCTGGAAGAAGCCCTTTATTTAGCTCGTTTTGTCAATAAAGTTTATTTAATTCATCGTCGTGCTGAATTTCGTGCTGATCATAATATTGTTAATAAAGTAAAAGCACATCCTAAAATTAATTTTATTATTGATACAATAGTAACTGAAATTAAGGATGTGACCGAAAAACGAGTGACAACAGTTGTTATTAAAAATGTGAAAACAAGCAAAATTGATAATTTAGCAGTTAGTGCTATTTTCACATATATTGGGGCGATTCCAATTAGTGATTTTGCAAAAAACTTAGGGGTTTTAGATGAAGAAGGTTATTTTGTTGTTAATAATAAATGTTTAACAGTATTGCCTGGATTATATGCCGCTGGTGATGTAACAAATACAACATTACGACAAATTGCAACTGCAATTAGTGATGGGGCAAAAGCAGCTCAATTTGCGCTAGAATATCTTGATAGTTGTCATTAA
- a CDS encoding phosphoglycerate kinase: MTNKKELKDVQVKGKKVLVRVDFNVPMKDGQVTDDNRIIAALPTIKYLIAQEAKVILFSHLGKVKTADDLEKRDMAPVAKVLEQKLGQPVKFINAFEGKQLEEAINEMHNKEVILFQNTRFADIINSNGQISVDSEGKAAAKRESKNDSALGKYWASLGDVFVNDAFGTAHRAHASNVGIAENIAESCLGFLVEKEVKMLSQGVDNPVKPFVAIIGGAKVSDKIGVIEHLLTKADKILIGGGMAYTFFVAQGHKIGNSLLEVDKVEIAKTFLAKGQGKIILPIDALEAPEFADVPAKVTTGFDIDDGYMGLDIGPKTIELFKKELADAKTVAWNGPMGVFEFKNYSIGTKAVCEAIAELKGAFTLIGGGDSAAAAIQLGYKDKFTHISTGGGASLEYMEGKPLPGIEAVQSK; encoded by the coding sequence ATGACAAACAAAAAAGAATTAAAAGATGTTCAAGTTAAAGGAAAAAAAGTTTTAGTCCGTGTTGATTTTAATGTGCCAATGAAGGATGGTCAAGTTACTGATGATAATCGTATTATTGCAGCTTTACCAACAATTAAATATTTGATAGCACAAGAAGCAAAAGTAATTTTATTTTCTCATTTAGGGAAAGTTAAAACAGCTGATGATTTAGAAAAACGTGATATGGCTCCAGTAGCAAAGGTATTAGAACAAAAATTAGGACAACCAGTTAAATTTATTAATGCCTTTGAAGGAAAACAATTGGAAGAAGCTATTAACGAAATGCACAATAAAGAGGTCATTTTATTTCAAAATACACGCTTTGCTGACATTATTAATAGTAATGGTCAAATTAGTGTTGATAGTGAGGGCAAAGCAGCGGCAAAACGAGAAAGTAAAAATGATTCTGCTTTAGGGAAATATTGAGCAAGTTTAGGAGATGTTTTTGTTAATGATGCATTTGGAACTGCACATCGTGCTCATGCTTCAAATGTTGGTATTGCAGAAAATATTGCTGAATCATGTTTAGGCTTTTTAGTGGAAAAAGAAGTAAAAATGTTATCACAAGGCGTAGACAATCCAGTTAAACCATTTGTTGCTATTATTGGTGGTGCAAAAGTTTCAGATAAAATTGGGGTAATTGAACATTTATTAACAAAAGCAGATAAGATTCTAATTGGTGGTGGAATGGCATATACTTTTTTTGTTGCACAAGGTCACAAAATTGGAAACTCATTATTAGAAGTTGATAAAGTTGAAATTGCTAAAACCTTTTTAGCAAAAGGACAAGGGAAAATTATTTTACCAATTGATGCGTTAGAAGCACCAGAATTTGCTGATGTTCCAGCAAAAGTTACAACAGGTTTTGATATTGATGATGGTTATATGGGATTAGATATTGGTCCCAAAACAATTGAATTGTTTAAAAAAGAATTAGCAGATGCAAAAACAGTTGCTTGAAATGGACCAATGGGAGTTTTTGAATTTAAAAATTATAGTATTGGAACAAAAGCTGTTTGTGAAGCAATTGCTGAACTAAAAGGAGCCTTTACTTTAATTGGAGGAGGAGATTCAGCGGCAGCAGCAATTCAATTAGGGTATAAAGATAAGTTTACGCATATATCAACTGGTGGTGGTGCTAGTTTAGAATATATGGAAGGTAAGCCGCTACCTGGAATTGAAGCTGTTCAAAGTAAATAA
- a CDS encoding preprotein translocase subunit SecA — translation MAVSDRKIVKKHGKIADKIMALDETMQALSDDALKAKTNEFKAKLAEGVSLNDILIEAFAVAREAARRILGLHAYRVQLIGGIVLHEGDVAEMKTGEGKTLTALMPTYLNALTGKGVHVVTVNEYLSRRDSEINGQVFSFLGLTVGLNSRDITKDAKREAYSCDITYTTNAELGFDYLRDNMVKVYSEKVQRGLNYAIIDEADSILIDESRTPLIISGGRQNRTPQYQAVDHFAKSLSRDNDLEIDLETKQVYLTPEGITKAEKIFSINSLFDIKNTELYHLILNALKANFVFKNGVEYVVQNNEIILIDQFTGRLMPGRAYSDGLQQSLQAKERVEIEEETVTMATITYQNFFRLYNKLSGMTGTAKTEEEEFIKIYNMRVIQVPTNRPLIRRDEADYMFANRDAKMQAMMKEIITLHEKGQPILIGTTSVDSSEIVSHYLRNAKLKFEMLNAKNHEREADIIAKAGEKGAITLATNMAGRGTDIKLGEGVKEIGGLAVFGVERNEARRIDNQLRGRAGRQGDPGFSRFYVAMDDELMMRFGGERLRRIFARLGSDFIQSRMLTRAISNAQKKVEGMNFDQRKHILDYDNVLAQHREAMYARRDQILTATDLKPIIKKMQYSAAYDLTKIFGNESHGEWFIHYDDLIKGVNNKIVAANVLDKAAMEKMTREEVAKYVATKMYEFYLARTEDVPADVMNQIERNAIITSFDDYWTKHIDQASKLRSGIYLRSYAQTNPLHAYVEEAAKLFEHMQLSIAHEVVIKLANVVIRKVDGDIEADPFYDSEQEVREFKQKG, via the coding sequence ATGGCAGTTAGCGATCGTAAAATTGTAAAAAAACATGGCAAAATAGCAGATAAAATTATGGCGTTAGATGAAACAATGCAAGCATTATCTGATGATGCATTAAAAGCAAAAACAAATGAATTTAAGGCTAAATTAGCAGAAGGTGTATCATTAAATGATATTTTAATTGAAGCATTTGCTGTTGCCCGTGAAGCAGCTCGTCGAATTTTAGGATTACATGCTTATCGTGTCCAACTAATTGGGGGTATTGTTCTTCATGAAGGAGATGTAGCTGAAATGAAAACAGGAGAAGGAAAAACCTTAACTGCTTTAATGCCAACATATTTGAATGCTTTAACTGGGAAGGGCGTTCATGTTGTTACTGTTAATGAATATTTATCGAGACGGGATTCAGAAATTAATGGTCAAGTTTTTAGCTTTTTAGGTTTAACAGTTGGGTTAAATTCTCGTGATATTACTAAAGATGCAAAAAGAGAAGCCTATAGTTGTGATATTACTTATACTACCAATGCTGAATTAGGATTTGATTATTTACGAGATAACATGGTAAAAGTTTACAGTGAGAAAGTCCAACGAGGATTAAATTATGCCATTATTGATGAGGCTGATTCAATTTTAATTGATGAGTCAAGAACGCCATTAATTATTTCAGGAGGACGACAAAACCGAACACCACAATACCAAGCAGTTGATCATTTTGCAAAATCATTATCTCGTGATAATGATCTTGAAATTGATTTAGAAACTAAACAAGTTTATTTAACTCCAGAAGGAATTACTAAAGCAGAAAAGATTTTTTCAATTAATTCTTTATTTGATATTAAAAATACTGAATTATACCACTTAATCTTAAATGCCTTAAAAGCTAATTTTGTTTTTAAAAATGGTGTTGAATATGTTGTTCAAAATAATGAAATTATTTTAATTGATCAGTTTACTGGTCGTTTAATGCCAGGACGTGCTTATAGTGATGGTTTGCAACAATCATTGCAAGCAAAAGAACGTGTTGAAATTGAAGAAGAAACAGTGACAATGGCAACAATTACTTACCAAAACTTTTTCCGATTGTATAATAAATTAAGTGGGATGACTGGTACTGCAAAAACAGAGGAAGAAGAATTTATTAAAATTTATAATATGCGTGTAATTCAAGTTCCAACTAATCGACCATTAATTCGCCGTGATGAAGCTGATTATATGTTTGCAAATCGTGATGCAAAAATGCAAGCAATGATGAAAGAAATTATTACCTTGCATGAAAAGGGACAACCAATTTTAATTGGAACAACTTCAGTTGATTCTTCAGAAATTGTGTCACATTATTTGCGAAATGCTAAATTGAAATTTGAAATGTTAAATGCAAAAAATCATGAACGTGAAGCAGACATTATTGCAAAAGCTGGTGAAAAAGGAGCTATTACATTAGCAACAAATATGGCTGGTCGGGGAACAGATATTAAATTAGGTGAAGGTGTTAAAGAAATTGGTGGACTAGCTGTTTTTGGTGTTGAACGAAACGAAGCACGTCGAATTGATAACCAGTTACGAGGACGAGCAGGACGACAAGGAGATCCTGGTTTTTCACGTTTTTATGTTGCAATGGATGATGAATTAATGATGCGTTTTGGTGGTGAACGTTTGCGTCGAATTTTTGCACGGTTAGGTTCAGATTTTATTCAATCACGAATGTTAACAAGAGCAATTTCTAATGCGCAAAAAAAAGTTGAGGGGATGAATTTTGATCAACGAAAACATATTTTAGATTATGATAATGTTTTAGCACAACATCGTGAAGCTATGTATGCGCGGCGTGATCAAATTTTAACAGCAACTGATTTAAAACCAATTATTAAAAAAATGCAATATTCTGCAGCTTATGATTTAACAAAAATATTTGGTAATGAATCGCATGGGGAATGATTCATTCATTATGATGACTTAATTAAAGGAGTTAATAATAAAATTGTTGCAGCTAATGTCTTAGATAAAGCAGCTATGGAAAAAATGACTCGTGAAGAAGTTGCTAAATATGTTGCAACAAAAATGTATGAATTTTATTTAGCACGAACAGAAGATGTTCCTGCTGATGTTATGAATCAAATTGAACGGAATGCAATTATTACTTCGTTTGATGATTATTGAACAAAACATATTGACCAAGCAAGTAAATTACGAAGTGGAATTTACTTACGAAGTTATGCTCAAACAAATCCATTGCACGCTTATGTTGAAGAAGCTGCAAAATTATTTGAGCATATGCAATTGTCAATTGCACATGAAGTTGTAATTAAATTAGCAAATGTTGTTATTCGCAAAGTCGATGGTGACATTGAAGCTGACCCATTTTATGATTCAGAGCAAGAAGTTCGAGAATTCAAACAAAAAGGTTAA